One stretch of Rhinolophus ferrumequinum isolate MPI-CBG mRhiFer1 chromosome 3, mRhiFer1_v1.p, whole genome shotgun sequence DNA includes these proteins:
- the FBXO30 gene encoding F-box only protein 30, whose protein sequence is MEAELQHSHCVNCVSRRCMTRPEPGISCDLIGCPLVCGAVFHSCKADEHRLLCPFERVPCLNSDFGCPFTMARNKVAEHLEMCPASVVCCTMEWNRWPVSYADRKSYENLSRDVDEVAQLDMALALQDQRMLLESLKVATMMSKATDKVSEPREQISVKSNVPEIPHANGLVSVDEESYGALYQATVETTRSLAAALDILNTATRDIGMLSTSLCASPNEMNEEQNARESLQNRNLKDQDHLHEDEIGAVGGIDHNNASQNAQSEQNGSNDLLCDLNTSSYGTSALCNGFPLENICTEVIDQNQNSHGDSKQSNLTNGECVASDGTSQPSSSLSVAAQLREVIPSNALPNGTVQRILMPDGEDEELCWRKVDLGDLRNVDVLSFSHPPSFKFLSNSCWSKPKEDKAVDTSDLEVAEDPMGLQGIDLITAALLFCLGDSPGGRGISDSRMVDVYHIDFGTQTFSLPSAILATNTMVGEIASASACDHANPQLSNPSPFQTLGLDLVLECVARYQPKQRSMFTFVCGQLFRRREFSSHFKNVHGDIHAGLNGWMEQRCPLAYYGCTYSQRRFCPSTQGAKIIHDRHLRSFGVQPCVSTVLVEPARNCVLGLHSDHLSSLPFEVLQHIAGFLDGFSLCQLSCVSKLMRDVCGSLLQSRGMVILQWGKRKYPEGNSSWQIKEKVWRFSTAFCSVNEWKFADILSMADHLKKCSYNIVEKREEAIPLPCMCVTRELTKEGRSLRSVLKPVL, encoded by the exons ATGGAGGCGGAGCTGCAGCATTCGCACTGCGTGAATTGTGTCAGTAGACGGTGTATGACCAGACCAGAGCCTGGGATTTCTTGTGATTTGATTGGTTGTCCATTAGTCTGTGGAGCAGTCTTCCATTCTTGTAAAGCTGATGAGCATCGACTTTTATGTCCATTTGAACGAGTGCCTTGCTTAAATAGTGACTTTGGCTGTCCATTTACAATGGCTCGAAATAAAGTTGCTGAACATCTAGAAATGTGTCCAGCAAGTGTGGTGTGCTGTACTATGGAGTGGAACCGATGGCCAGTTAGTTATGCAGACCGGAAATCATATGAAAATCTAAGCAGAGATGTGGATGAAGTGGCACAATTAGATATGGCTTTGGCTCTTCAAGACCAAAGGATGCTCTTAGAATCTCTGAAAGTAGCCACCATGATGTCAAAAGCAACTGATAAAGTATCAGAACCTAGAGAacaaatatcagttaaatcaaATGTCCCAGAGATACCACATGCTAATGGTTTGGTGTCTGTTGATGAAGAATCTTATGGTGCACTTTATCAAGCTACTGTAGAAACAACCAGAAGTTTGGCTGCTGCTTTAGATATCCTGAATACCGCCACAAGAGACATTGGCATGTTAAGTACCAGTCTTTGTGCTTCcccaaatgaaatgaatgaagagCAAAATGCCAGAGAAAGCTTACAGAATAGAAACTTGAAAGACCAGGACCATCTTCACGAGGATGAGATTGGAGCAGTAGGTGGAATTGATCATAACAACGCAAGTCAGAATGCCCAGTCTGAACAAAATGGTTCAAATGATTTATTGTGTGACTTGAATACCAGTTCTTATGGCACTTCTGCTCTTTGTAATGGCTTTCCTTTGGAAAATATATGTACAGAGGTCATAGACCAGAACCAGAATTCACATGGTGATTCAAAACAAAGTAACTTAACAAATGGAGAATGTGTTGCGTCAGATGGCACTTCCCAACCTTCCAGTTCACTTTCAGTAGCAGCACAACTTAGGGAAGTGATACCATCTAATGCTTTGCCTAACGGCACAGTTCAGCGAATCCTCATGCCTGATGGTGAGGATGAAGAATTGTGTTGGAGGAAAGTAGACTTAGGGGACTTGAGGAATGTGGATGTCTTATCTTTTAGTCATCCTCCTTCATTCAAATTTCTTTCTAATTCATGTTGGTCTAAACCAAAGGAAGACAAAGCAGTAGATACATCAGATTTGGAAGTTGCAGAAGATCCAATGGGCCTCCAAGGAATTGATCTAATCACAGCAGCATTACTATTTTGTCTAGGAGATTCTCCAGGTGGGAGGGGTATATCTGATAGTCGCATGGTCGATGTTTATCACATTGACTTTGGGACTCAGACTTTTTCACTTCCATCTGCAATTTTAGCTACAAATACAATGGTTGGAGAaatagcttcagcttcagcttgtGATCATGCCAACCCACAGCTTTCAAATCCAAGTCCTTTTCAGACGCTTGGGCTGGATTTAGTGTTGGAATGTGTCGCTAGGTACCAACCCAAGCAGCGTTCaatgtttacatttgtttgtgGACAGTTATTTAGAAGAAGagaattttcttcacattttaagaaCGTGCATGGTGACATTCATGCTGGACTCAATGGCTGGATGGAACAGAGGTGTCCTTTAGCATATTATGGTTGTACCTATTCTCAGCGTAGATTTTGTCCATCAACACAAGGAGCAAAGATTATACACGACCGCCATTTGCGGTCATTTGGAGTTCAGCCATGTGTATCTACAGTATTAGTAGAGCCTGCTAGAAATTGTGTGTTGGGATTACATAGTGACCATCTGAGTAGTCTTCCTTTTGAGGTTCTGCAACATATTGCAGGGTTTCTCGATGGCTTCAGCCTGTGCCAGCTCTCGTGTGTATCCAAGTTAATGAGGGATGTGTGTGGCAGTCTGCTTCAGTCTCGTGGAATGGTCATACTGCAGTGGGGGAAAAGGAAGTACCCAGAAGGAAACTCATCATGGCAGATAAAAGAAAAG GTATGGCGATTCAGTACGGCATTTTGTTCTGTTAATGAATGGAAGTTTGCTGACATCCTAAGCATGGCTGACCACTTGAAGAAATGCAGTTACAATATTGTAGAGAAACGGGAGGAAGCCATCCCATTGCCATGTATGTGTGTGACACGGGAACTCACGAAAGAAGGACGTTCACTTCGCTCAGTTTTAAAACCTGTACTttaa